A single genomic interval of Salinarchaeum sp. IM2453 harbors:
- a CDS encoding HVO_0416 family zinc finger protein produces MATAPNDSEEELIDQFLSQRGHETASWETEYNKKQCPECGGIHDTEAVTCSVCGWSPGQ; encoded by the coding sequence ATGGCAACTGCTCCCAATGACTCCGAAGAGGAGCTAATTGATCAGTTTCTCTCCCAGCGTGGTCACGAAACCGCATCATGGGAGACGGAATATAATAAGAAACAATGTCCGGAATGCGGCGGAATCCACGACACAGAGGCAGTAACATGTTCAGTATGTGGGTGGAGCCCAGGACAATAG
- a CDS encoding cyclin family protein — protein MYRARDQVEHQQWIERLESAVNELGFSEQAYTTAVDLFLADVPEEDESKPTALAASLYAGALIAEENPSQTEVADACDVARLSVQQYWKERIKIAGLTPPAW, from the coding sequence ATGTACAGGGCAAGAGATCAAGTTGAGCATCAACAGTGGATTGAAAGGCTAGAATCTGCCGTCAATGAGCTTGGGTTTAGTGAACAGGCCTATACTACAGCAGTAGATCTCTTCCTAGCGGATGTTCCGGAGGAAGATGAGTCAAAGCCAACCGCTCTGGCTGCGAGTTTATACGCAGGGGCACTAATTGCTGAGGAAAATCCATCGCAAACAGAAGTAGCAGACGCCTGCGATGTAGCCAGACTGAGTGTACAACAGTACTGGAAGGAACGAATCAAGATTGCTGGACTGACTCCACCCGCATGGTAA